Proteins encoded together in one Balaenoptera musculus isolate JJ_BM4_2016_0621 chromosome 6, mBalMus1.pri.v3, whole genome shotgun sequence window:
- the LOC118896895 gene encoding uncharacterized protein LOC118896895: MGSGWPLLTCSSLCRGASQVVGGPTARPDGIARPAGHEGTVAQPHTSVPDSHAVGARCLPTLYKLCPGPDGPVGGGLESHPARLASTIPSQPRAEQPRALGGRGRGLGREGRGVAQAGGGGTCMWCPRPGSGIPAGGVRLACPQRRRLDYSWLTQGSLRLGLADPLGDGTARWAQELPGAGTAIGARVKFTLSRAWSHEEVTVAASPPLASLGPERLDPLRQVLVDDGSDSGALGSPQGPRTPDSEALLGAAATARPWAGPTEDEEEEREEEECPICTEPYGPGEHRLALLNCGHGLCAGCLHRLLGATPSADLGRVCCPLCRQKTPMLEWAICRLQEELLQADGPQRPAPAALPVPPRRGSGPWASLEHRYQLRFLPGPVGSRGCLPFLPCPPCLGSRLWALRERGPCARRLALLGLLALELLGLLLIFAPLMLLGLLFVLLDSSRR, translated from the exons ATGGGCTCTGGGTGGCCGCTTCTTACCTGCTCTTCCTTGTGCCGTGGTGCTTCTCAGGTGGTGGGTGGGCCCACAGCTCGTCCCGATGGAATAGCCCGCCCTGCTGGGCACGAGGGCACCGTTGCTCAGCCCCACACCTCGGTGCCCGATTCTCACGCGGTGGGTGCCCGCTGTTTGCCCACCTTGTACAAGCTCTGCCCTGGCCCTGACGGCCCGGTAGGGGGAGGCCTGGAGAGTCACCCGGCAAGGCTGGCATCGACCatcccctcccagcccagggcagagcagcccagggccctgggagggagggggcgcggcctcgggcgggaggggaggggcgtgGCCCAGGCCGGTGGGGGAGGGACGTGTATGTGGTGTCCCCGCCCCGGGAGTGGAATTCCTGCTGGAGGAGTTAGGCTGGCCTGCCCACAGCGCCGCCGCCTAGATTACAGCTGGCTGACACAGGGATCGCTGCGGCTGGGCCTGGCAGACCCTCTTGGGGACGGGACGGCACGCTGGGCCCAGGAGCTGCCCGGAGCTGGCACGGCTATTGGGGCCCGAGTGAAGTTTACTCTGAGTAGGGCCTGGAGCCACGAGGAGGTGACAGTTGCTGCCAG TCCGCCTTTGGCCTCCCTGGGCCCTGAGCGCCTGGACCCACTGCGCCAAGTGCTGGTAGATGATGGGTCGGACAGCGGGGCCCTTGGGAGCCCCCAGGGTCCCAGGACTCCGGACAGTGAAGCCCTGCTGGGGGCCGCAGCCACGGCCCGCCCCTGGGCCGGGCCCAcagaggacgaggaggaggagcgggaggaggaggagtgccCCATCTGCACAGAGCCCTACGGGCCCGGGGAGCACCGCCTCGCCCTGCTGAACTGCGGCCACGGCCTGTGTGCGGGCTGCCTGCACCGGCTGCTGGGTGCAACCCCCAGTGCTGACCTGGGCCGGGTGTGCTGCCCTCTGTGTCGCCAGAAAACACCCATGCTCGAGTGGGCGATCTGCCGGCTGCAGGAGGAGCTGCTACAGGCCGATGGGCCCCAGCGCCCTGCGCCCGCTGCCCTCCCCGTGCCCCCCCGCCGGGGCTCCGGGCCCTGGGCCTCCCTAGAGCACCGCTACCAGCTGCGCTTCCTGCCGGGGCCTGTGGGCAGCCGAGGCTGCCTGCCCTTCCTGCCCTGCCCGCCCTGCCTGGGCTCCCGGCTCTGGGCCCTGCGGGAACGGGGGCCCTGCGCCCGCCGCCTGGCGCTGCTGGGCCTGCTGGCCCTCGAGTTGCTGGGCCTGCTGCTCATCTTCGCACCGCTCATGCtgctggggctgctcttcgtgCTGCTGGACAGCTCCCGCCGCTAA
- the RNF208 gene encoding RING finger protein 208, with the protein MPADPGPEVGSGWPGFLMSCLKGPHVILKMEAMKMVHPEKFPELQVAAPCFPPAPRPTPALAPKRAWPSDTEIIVNQACGGDMPALEGAPCTPPLPRRPRKGSAELGFPRVAPADEVIVNQYVIRPGPAASGASAAAAAAAAAGEPLECPTCGHTYNVTQRRPRVLSCLHSVCEQCLQILYESCPKYKFISCPTCRRETVLFTDYGLAALAVNTSILSRLPPEALTAPSGGQWGGEPEGSCYQTFRQYCGAACTCHVRNPLSACSIM; encoded by the coding sequence ATGCCGGCTGACCCTGGGCCCGAGGTGGGCAGTGGCTGGCCGGGCTTCCTCATGTCCTGCCTGAAGGGCCCCCATGTCATCCTCAAGATGGAGGCCATGAAGATGGTCCACCCTGAGAAGTTCCCCGAGCTGCAGGTGGCCGCCCCCTGCTTCCCACCTGCACCCCGGCCCACCCCCGCTCTGGCACCCAAGAGAGCCTGGCCCTCAGACACAGAGATCATCGTCAACCAGGCCTGTGGGGGGGACATGCCTGCCTTGGAAGGGGCGCCCTGCACCCCGCCACTGCCACGTCGGCCCCGCAAGGGCAGCGCGGAGCTGGGCTTCCCCCGAGTGGCGCCGGCGGACGAGGTCATCGTGAATCAGTACGTGATTCGGCCTGGCCCTGCGGCCTCAGGGGCCTccgcggcagcggcagcggcagcggctgCAGGAGAGCCTCTGGAGTGCCCCACCTGCGGGCACACGTACAACGTCACGCAGCGGCGGCCCCGCGTGCTGTCCTGCCTGCACTCTGTGTGTGAGCAGTGCTTGCAGATTCTCTACGAGTCTTGCCCCAAGTACAAGTTCATCTCCTGTCCCACGTGCCGCCGCGAGACTGTGCTCTTCACTGACTACGGCCTGGCTGCGCTGGCCGTCAACACGTCCATCTTGAGCCGCCTGCCACCCGAGGCACTGACCGCTCCGTCCGGTGGCCAGTGGGGGGGCGAGCCTGAGGGCAGCTGCTACCAGACCTTCCGGCAGTACTGCGGGGCCGCGTGCACCTGCCACGTGCGGAACCCGCTGTCTGCCTGCTCCATCATGtag